A region of Mycteria americana isolate JAX WOST 10 ecotype Jacksonville Zoo and Gardens chromosome 11, USCA_MyAme_1.0, whole genome shotgun sequence DNA encodes the following proteins:
- the SELENOK gene encoding selenoprotein K: protein MVYISNGQVLDNQSRAPWRLSSITDFFWSIADFVVLFFQSIIQPDLRRRGYTSSSYSGYNDGRGPPAHPRRRMGRINHWGGGPSPPPMAGGGUGR, encoded by the exons ATGGTGTACATCTCCAACG GACAAGTTTTGGATAACCAGAGCCGGGCTCCTTGGCGTCTGTCATCTATAACAGATTTCTTCTGGTCGATAGCAGATTTTGTGGTTCTTTT tttccagaGCATTATTCAACCAGATTTAAGAAGAAGAGGCTACACATCTTCCTCCTATTCAGGATACAATGATGGAAGAGG GCCTCCAGCACATCCTCGCCGTAGGATGGGTCGAATAAATCACTGGGGTGGAGGCCCCAGTCCACCACCAATGGCTGGAGGTGGATGAGGAAGGTAA